In Gemmatimonadota bacterium, the following are encoded in one genomic region:
- a CDS encoding nicotinate-nucleotide adenylyltransferase encodes MFRQGGREGLPDRQPLLQVEGLGSGPSLFRRTAGNLPHEQLGFPGAIRNRRQLREGGEIPGSHRAVRDFHPELSRKRTVGGGRKASFRTEKQLRSAIPGRGRPHGRHVLHGRPGFHGRPGFHGRILTGRIRERQLTVNIQRLGVYGGTFDPIHAGHLDIARGVVEHCALDRLLFIPSARPPHKRGHAVASPDDRYRMTQLAARNDPRFEVSDAEINRPGLSYTVDTLEALREIYGESCAFHLVIGADSLLEIDTWHAPDRVFELATVVTVPRPGKDLSGLDPSWRDRVVSLQLPEIDISSTDIRRRVKAELPITHLVPAEVADYIEERGLYR; translated from the coding sequence ATGTTTCGACAAGGTGGCCGAGAAGGATTACCGGATCGGCAACCTCTACTACAAGTTGAAGGACTGGGAAGCGGCCCGTCTCTATTTCGGCGAACTGCTGGAAACCTACCCCATGAGCAACTGGGCTTCCCGGGCGCAATTCGAAATCGCCGACAGCTACGCGAGGGAGGGGAAATACCGGGAAGCCATCGAGCAGTTCGAGATTTTCATCCAGAGCTATCCCGAAAACGAACGGTCGGCGGAGGCCGGAAAGCGTCTTTCCGAACTGAGAAACAGTTACGTAGCGCCATCCCTGGCCGAGGACGGCCCCATGGACGACACGTCTTACACGGACGACCCGGCTTCCACGGACGACCCGGCTTCCACGGACGGATCCTCACCGGCCGAATCCGAGAGCGGCAACTCACCGTGAACATCCAACGGCTCGGTGTTTACGGGGGTACGTTCGACCCGATTCACGCCGGCCACCTGGACATTGCCCGGGGCGTGGTCGAACACTGTGCCCTCGACAGGCTCCTGTTCATCCCTTCCGCCCGCCCTCCGCACAAGCGGGGGCACGCCGTCGCCTCGCCGGATGATCGGTATCGTATGACGCAGTTGGCCGCGCGGAACGATCCCCGGTTCGAGGTGTCGGACGCGGAGATCAACCGCCCCGGCCTGTCCTATACCGTGGACACGCTGGAGGCGCTGCGGGAGATCTACGGCGAGTCCTGTGCATTCCACCTCGTCATCGGGGCCGACAGCCTGCTCGAGATCGACACCTGGCATGCACCGGACCGGGTATTCGAACTGGCGACGGTCGTGACGGTTCCCCGGCCCGGCAAAGACCTCTCCGGTCTGGATCCCAGTTGGCGGGACCGGGTCGTCTCCCTCCAGCTTCCCGAGATCGACATCTCTTCCACGGACATCCGCCGTCGCGTCAAAGCAGAACTCCCCATCACCCACCTTGTCCCGGCGGAAGTGGCGGACTATATCGAAGAACGCGGCCTTTACAGGTAA
- a CDS encoding dephospho-CoA kinase — translation MIVIGVAGGIASGKSTAARVFERLGARVLDADAIGHDLLRTERMRDDIRSAFGEAVLTAEGDVDRRALGRLVFGDEQARQRLNRLVRPAIRGEIRRRITGMRAEGYDGVVVVDAPLLVDTGPTDLADRVILVTAPASARKERIILRGLTGGEAEARIAAQESDAKQARWADFILENNGTRNELIEKAEALWKRILS, via the coding sequence TTGATCGTCATCGGAGTAGCCGGCGGCATCGCCTCGGGTAAATCGACGGCGGCACGGGTATTCGAGCGGCTCGGCGCCCGCGTGCTGGACGCCGACGCCATCGGCCACGACCTGCTGCGGACCGAACGGATGCGCGACGATATCCGGTCGGCCTTCGGCGAGGCCGTCCTGACGGCCGAAGGGGACGTGGACCGGCGGGCCCTCGGACGCCTGGTCTTCGGCGACGAGCAAGCCCGGCAACGGCTGAACCGCCTGGTACGGCCCGCCATACGCGGAGAAATTCGCCGCCGGATCACCGGGATGCGCGCCGAGGGCTATGACGGGGTCGTCGTGGTGGACGCCCCCCTGCTGGTCGACACCGGACCCACCGACCTGGCCGACCGGGTCATCCTGGTCACCGCACCCGCTTCCGCACGCAAAGAACGGATCATCCTCCGCGGCCTCACCGGCGGCGAGGCCGAAGCGCGTATCGCCGCCCAGGAGTCTGACGCGAAACAGGCCCGGTGGGCGGATTTTATCCTGGAAAACAACGGCACGCGGAACGAACTGATCGAAAAGGCCGAAGCGCTCTGGAAGCGCATCCTCTCCTGA
- the bamD gene encoding outer membrane protein assembly factor BamD, with product MIIPPLRRYRIPVTGIFLALLVVSACSPPGFESDWTAEELYDYAMERVEQEDWLNALDAFRAITLGHSGSDIVDDALYHQGEMHINMEEYPLATLVFRRLISDFPQSPYSDESQYKLAYATFLQSNPPHLTQDKTFEAIRELQFFLQEYPDSEWSAEVHELLQQCFDKVAEKDYRIGNLYYKLKDWEAARLYFGELLETYPMSNWASRAQFEIADSYAREGKYREAIEQFEIFIQSYPENERSAEAGKRLSELRNSYVAPSLAEDGPMDDTSYTDDPASTDDPASTDGSSPAESESGNSP from the coding sequence CCGCCCGGATTCGAGTCCGACTGGACCGCGGAGGAACTCTACGACTACGCCATGGAGCGCGTGGAGCAGGAGGACTGGCTGAATGCCCTGGACGCCTTCCGGGCCATCACCCTCGGCCACTCCGGCAGCGATATCGTGGACGACGCCCTGTACCATCAGGGGGAAATGCACATCAACATGGAGGAATACCCCCTGGCCACGCTCGTGTTCCGGCGGCTGATCAGCGATTTTCCCCAGAGCCCGTACAGCGACGAGAGCCAGTACAAGCTGGCCTATGCCACGTTCCTCCAGTCCAATCCGCCCCATCTCACACAGGACAAGACCTTCGAAGCCATCCGCGAACTCCAGTTCTTCCTCCAGGAGTATCCCGACAGCGAATGGAGCGCGGAAGTCCACGAGCTGCTGCAGCAATGTTTCGACAAGGTGGCCGAGAAGGATTACCGGATCGGCAACCTCTACTACAAGTTGAAGGACTGGGAAGCGGCCCGTCTCTATTTCGGCGAACTGCTGGAAACCTACCCCATGAGCAACTGGGCTTCCCGGGCGCAATTCGAAATCGCCGACAGCTACGCGAGGGAGGGGAAATACCGGGAAGCCATCGAGCAGTTCGAGATTTTCATCCAGAGCTATCCCGAAAACGAACGGTCGGCGGAGGCCGGAAAGCGTCTTTCCGAACTGAGAAACAGTTACGTAGCGCCATCCCTGGCCGAGGACGGCCCCATGGACGACACGTCTTACACGGACGACCCGGCTTCCACGGACGACCCGGCTTCCACGGACGGATCCTCACCGGCCGAATCCGAGAGCGGCAACTCACCGTGA